A genome region from Tolypothrix sp. PCC 7712 includes the following:
- the rpsU gene encoding 30S ribosomal protein S21, with translation MTQVVVGENEHIESALRRFKREVSKAGIFPDMKKHRHFETPLEKRKRKEVAKHRQGKRRFSR, from the coding sequence ATGACCCAAGTAGTAGTGGGTGAAAATGAACACATTGAATCAGCCCTACGCCGATTTAAGCGAGAAGTTTCTAAGGCGGGAATTTTTCCCGATATGAAGAAGCATCGTCACTTTGAAACGCCTCTGGAAAAACGCAAGCGCAAAGAAGTTGCCAAGCACAGGCAGGGTAAAAGACGTTTTAGTCGCTAA
- a CDS encoding aldo/keto reductase, producing the protein MELLTIQGQPARILGLAGQSIDDPNAVLLAFTAGINYFFFYNLESQTFLDGLKSLLATKREQVLVTTGSESRDLKSLRHYLDSVRHDLNIDQLDIFFLEYVSPSDDVKQVQVVLDELRLWQDSGVVRYVGVTTHNRTIALEIIQRHQCDVLMHRYNMAHRKAEEKVLPEAQKANIPVVAFTCTRWGTLLQGHPHWQGKLPTAADCYRYALNNSAVRLALTAPKTKPELAENLSVLHSPQLSNQELAQWQEYGDLIYGHGQDAFDTQWI; encoded by the coding sequence GTGGAGTTACTAACAATACAGGGACAACCTGCCAGAATTCTGGGATTAGCAGGACAATCAATAGATGATCCTAATGCTGTTTTGTTGGCATTTACTGCCGGAATCAATTACTTTTTCTTTTACAATCTAGAATCCCAAACCTTTTTGGATGGCTTAAAATCTCTGTTAGCAACAAAGCGTGAGCAAGTACTGGTAACGACCGGAAGCGAAAGCCGTGATCTAAAATCTTTACGCCATTACTTGGACTCTGTGCGCCATGATTTAAATATCGATCAGCTAGATATATTTTTTCTAGAATATGTCTCCCCATCTGACGACGTGAAGCAGGTTCAAGTAGTACTAGATGAACTTCGTTTGTGGCAAGATTCTGGAGTTGTGCGCTATGTGGGAGTTACCACACACAACCGAACTATTGCTTTAGAAATCATCCAACGCCATCAGTGTGATGTGTTGATGCACCGTTACAATATGGCACATCGTAAGGCGGAAGAAAAGGTATTACCAGAAGCGCAAAAAGCTAATATTCCCGTAGTAGCCTTCACTTGTACTCGCTGGGGAACATTACTTCAAGGACATCCTCACTGGCAAGGAAAACTACCCACCGCAGCAGACTGTTATCGTTATGCGCTAAATAACTCAGCAGTACGTCTAGCACTAACTGCCCCAAAAACTAAGCCAGAATTAGCAGAAAATCTTTCTGTATTACACTCACCCCAACTTTCAAATCAAGAACTAGCCCAATGGCAAGAATACGGTGACTTGATTTACGGTCATGGGCAAGATGCATTTGATACTCAATGGATTTAA
- a CDS encoding RNA recognition motif domain-containing protein → MSIYIGNLSYEVTQDALTAVFAEYGTVKRVQLPTDRETGRPRGFGFVEMGSDAEETAAIEALDGAEWMGRDLKVNKAKPREDRGGSSGGRGGYGGSRNRY, encoded by the coding sequence ATGTCAATTTATATAGGCAACCTCTCTTACGAAGTTACCCAAGATGCTTTGACTGCTGTTTTTGCAGAATATGGCACTGTGAAGCGCGTTCAACTACCTACTGACCGTGAAACAGGACGGCCACGTGGCTTTGGATTTGTAGAAATGGGAAGTGATGCTGAAGAAACGGCTGCAATTGAAGCCCTTGATGGTGCTGAATGGATGGGTCGTGACCTGAAAGTTAACAAAGCTAAACCCAGAGAAGACAGAGGTGGTTCTTCTGGCGGTAGAGGCGGATATGGTGGCTCTCGTAACCGCTACTAA
- a CDS encoding NHLP bacteriocin system secretion protein, with amino-acid sequence MVTAQKNNIFRKEALDRLSSPERLDQLMQVVQPKKWIPLAALGSLVAVGVAWSVYGRIPITVNGQGVVVFPSKVVPFQSPSSGQILNLFVRPGDRVKKGQVIATIDQTELQEKLDMARAKLLQLQEQDRSANSLQAQRTVLDQGATQQQRQALLQSLDTTKSVTPILREKGLESIRQERRTLEQQLETTRKLVPTFQERFELRQQLRREGAVSTDTVLQAEQEFLNSKSRINEIQSQLKQLDVKEADAQRQYLANLNATKELQAQLATLDTKLASQAEQDLAIATNRKKEIQETERAIAQLKSQLKDRNKVISSFNGQILELTVVPGQSLEEGARIGTIQAQDSTDKLVGVAFFPVSEGKKIQKGMELQITPSTVKRERFGGIIAKVTSVSSFPVTKESASSVVGGAEILQGLTSQGPQIQVFAELDADPSTKSGFRWSSSKGPEAKVTSGTTSSVRVKVDEQSPISFVFPILRSWSGMY; translated from the coding sequence ATGGTTACGGCTCAAAAAAACAATATATTTCGTAAAGAAGCGCTGGATCGTTTATCTTCCCCGGAACGCCTGGATCAATTGATGCAGGTGGTGCAGCCGAAGAAGTGGATTCCGTTGGCGGCGTTGGGTTCTTTGGTGGCGGTGGGAGTGGCTTGGAGTGTTTACGGTCGGATTCCCATTACTGTGAATGGACAAGGGGTAGTGGTTTTCCCTAGTAAGGTTGTGCCTTTTCAGTCTCCGAGTTCTGGGCAAATTTTGAATTTGTTTGTGCGTCCAGGCGATCGCGTTAAGAAGGGACAGGTGATTGCAACTATCGACCAAACGGAACTGCAAGAAAAGTTGGATATGGCACGGGCGAAGCTGTTGCAACTGCAAGAACAAGACCGCAGCGCTAATTCTTTGCAAGCGCAACGCACAGTTCTGGATCAGGGTGCAACGCAACAACAGCGTCAAGCACTGTTACAAAGTTTAGATACTACTAAATCTGTAACCCCAATTCTGCGGGAGAAGGGTTTAGAGTCAATTCGCCAAGAAAGGCGGACTTTAGAGCAACAGTTGGAAACCACACGCAAGCTAGTCCCAACTTTTCAAGAAAGGTTTGAATTGCGGCAACAATTACGCCGGGAAGGTGCTGTATCTACTGATACTGTGCTGCAAGCGGAGCAGGAATTTCTTAATAGTAAAAGCCGGATTAATGAAATTCAATCGCAACTGAAACAACTGGATGTCAAAGAAGCCGATGCCCAAAGGCAATATTTAGCTAACTTAAACGCTACTAAAGAACTACAAGCCCAGTTAGCAACATTAGATACTAAATTAGCTTCCCAAGCCGAACAAGATTTAGCGATCGCCACCAATCGGAAAAAAGAAATTCAAGAAACCGAAAGAGCGATCGCGCAATTAAAATCGCAATTAAAAGATAGAAATAAGGTTATTAGCAGCTTCAACGGTCAAATCTTAGAACTGACGGTTGTTCCCGGACAAAGCTTGGAAGAAGGGGCGCGTATTGGCACAATTCAAGCTCAAGATTCCACTGATAAGTTAGTGGGAGTTGCATTCTTCCCAGTCAGCGAAGGTAAAAAGATTCAAAAAGGTATGGAGTTGCAAATCACTCCCTCTACTGTGAAGCGCGAACGCTTTGGCGGAATCATCGCCAAGGTAACCAGTGTTTCGTCGTTCCCTGTCACCAAAGAAAGCGCATCCAGCGTTGTTGGTGGTGCAGAAATTTTGCAAGGCTTAACCTCCCAAGGGCCGCAAATTCAAGTCTTCGCTGAACTCGATGCAGATCCCTCAACTAAAAGCGGTTTTCGCTGGTCATCTTCAAAGGGGCCAGAAGCCAAAGTCACCTCAGGAACTACCTCCTCAGTCCGCGTCAAAGTTGACGAACAATCACCAATTTCTTTTGTTTTTCCCATACTCCGTTCTTGGAGTGGAATGTATTAA
- a CDS encoding NHLP family bacteriocin export ABC transporter peptidase/permease/ATPase subunit, producing MWRTLQSQLGRRLKKIRRLISPPDRRRPTPTLLQMEAVECGAAALGIILGYYNRVVPLAELRLACGVSRDGSKASNILSAARIYGMQAKGFKVDLDGLRKLECPYIIFWNFNHFLVVEGFSRDKVYLNDPATGPRTVSPQEFDQSFTGVVLVLEPSTEFRTGGRKPSLTLALWDRLQSSLGALVYCVIAGLLLVIPGLAIPAFSQTFVDHVLIEGRNDWLRPLILGIILTAILNGFLTLLQLQFLRRLKIKLAVGMSSRFLWHILRLPVSFYDQRFAGEISNRVHLNDNLANLLSGRLATTVISIFTVAFYGAVMLQYDAVLTLIGIAFVIINITVWRWVSRQRVDANMRLMQEQGKVSGVAISGLQSMETLKASGLESEFFSRWAGYYAKSINARQEMDTTNQTVGVLPSFLTSITSMLLLVVGGLRVMDGVLSIGMLIAFQALMQRFLEPVNSLVSLAGELQEMEGNLNRLDDVLHNAIDPAVSEETPLPTAYDVPKANVRLQGYVELRNLTFGYNRSAAPLIENLNLSLKPGQRVALVGGSGSGKSTVAKLVCGLYEPWGGEILFDGKSRKDIPRSIINHSLALVEQDISMFAGSVRDNLTLWDSTVPFSNLVRACKDAEIQDVVLSMPGGYNADLAEGATNLSGGQRQRLEIARALVNNPAILVMDEATSALDSEAEKLIDRKLRERGCTCIIVAHRLSTIRDCDEIIVFDRGKVVQRGTHEQLQQVEGKYLELIRSEGEAIEEK from the coding sequence ATGTGGCGAACTCTTCAATCCCAACTTGGGCGTAGATTAAAAAAAATTCGGCGGCTGATTAGCCCTCCCGATCGCCGTCGTCCCACTCCTACTCTGTTACAAATGGAAGCGGTGGAATGTGGTGCTGCCGCATTAGGAATTATTCTTGGTTATTACAATCGGGTTGTTCCCTTGGCAGAACTCCGTCTAGCTTGCGGTGTGTCGCGGGATGGGAGTAAAGCGTCAAATATTCTCAGTGCAGCCCGGATCTATGGGATGCAAGCGAAAGGCTTTAAGGTTGATTTGGATGGGTTACGTAAACTCGAATGTCCTTATATTATCTTCTGGAATTTTAACCATTTTCTAGTTGTTGAAGGATTTAGTAGAGATAAGGTTTATCTCAACGATCCGGCTACTGGCCCCCGTACAGTTTCCCCCCAAGAATTTGATCAGTCTTTTACTGGTGTCGTCTTAGTTCTGGAACCAAGTACAGAATTCCGAACAGGTGGACGTAAACCCAGCCTGACACTAGCTTTATGGGACAGATTGCAGAGTTCTTTGGGTGCTTTGGTTTACTGTGTGATCGCCGGATTGTTATTAGTAATTCCAGGGTTAGCTATTCCCGCCTTTTCGCAAACATTTGTCGATCATGTCTTAATTGAAGGCAGAAATGATTGGTTGCGTCCCTTAATTCTCGGCATTATTTTAACTGCTATCTTAAATGGTTTTTTAACTTTACTTCAGTTGCAATTTTTGCGTCGTTTAAAAATTAAGCTGGCTGTGGGGATGTCTAGTCGCTTTTTGTGGCATATTCTCCGCCTACCAGTGAGTTTTTACGATCAACGGTTTGCGGGGGAAATTAGTAACCGCGTTCACCTCAATGATAATTTGGCGAATTTGCTTTCCGGTAGATTAGCTACCACAGTGATTTCTATTTTCACTGTCGCCTTTTATGGCGCGGTGATGCTGCAATATGATGCTGTTCTGACTTTAATTGGTATTGCTTTCGTAATTATTAATATTACCGTGTGGCGCTGGGTTTCTCGGCAACGCGTCGATGCCAATATGCGATTAATGCAAGAACAAGGTAAAGTTAGTGGCGTAGCCATTTCCGGCTTGCAAAGTATGGAAACCCTGAAGGCTTCAGGGCTAGAATCAGAATTCTTTTCCCGGTGGGCTGGCTATTATGCTAAGTCGATAAACGCCCGTCAGGAAATGGATACTACTAATCAAACTGTCGGTGTTTTACCATCATTTCTCACCTCAATTACCTCAATGCTGTTGCTGGTGGTGGGAGGGCTGCGGGTAATGGATGGCGTACTCAGTATTGGGATGTTGATTGCCTTTCAAGCCTTAATGCAAAGATTCCTCGAACCTGTGAATAGTTTGGTGAGTCTGGCTGGTGAACTTCAAGAAATGGAAGGTAATCTCAATCGCCTTGATGATGTTTTACATAATGCGATCGATCCGGCGGTGAGTGAAGAAACACCTCTACCCACAGCTTATGATGTACCGAAGGCAAATGTGCGGCTGCAAGGTTATGTAGAACTTCGTAACCTCACATTTGGTTATAATCGCTCCGCAGCTCCCTTAATTGAAAATCTTAATCTTTCACTCAAACCCGGTCAACGCGTCGCCTTAGTTGGTGGTAGCGGTTCTGGTAAATCAACCGTTGCCAAGCTGGTATGTGGATTATACGAACCTTGGGGTGGGGAGATTCTATTTGATGGGAAATCGCGAAAAGATATTCCCCGTTCCATTATTAATCATTCACTGGCGCTGGTAGAACAAGATATCTCGATGTTTGCTGGTAGTGTGCGCGATAATCTCACGCTTTGGGATTCTACGGTACCTTTTAGTAATTTAGTTCGCGCTTGTAAGGATGCAGAGATTCAGGATGTAGTGCTTTCTATGCCTGGTGGTTACAATGCTGACTTGGCAGAAGGGGCAACTAATTTAAGTGGGGGACAGCGTCAAAGATTAGAAATTGCCCGTGCTTTGGTGAATAATCCAGCAATTTTGGTGATGGATGAAGCTACAAGTGCGCTGGATTCTGAAGCGGAGAAGTTAATCGATCGCAAGTTGCGGGAGAGGGGTTGTACTTGTATTATTGTTGCCCACCGTTTAAGTACAATTCGGGATTGCGATGAGATTATTGTCTTTGATCGGGGCAAGGTGGTGCAACGTGGGACTCATGAGCAATTGCAGCAAGTGGAAGGGAAGTATTTGGAGTTGATTCGCAGTGAGGGGGAAGCGATTGAGGAGAAGTAA
- a CDS encoding NHLP bacteriocin export ABC transporter permease/ATPase subunit, which yields MLDQVRIVSLPGEYYQIKGNEPIILDDPETIWVVKSGSLAVFAIPLKEGVAEGTRRYLFTTRTRQAMFGIPSDSQPLPYQLVAVSIEETELLKVSVKDFREFLAGGHGEALTLIEGWIEQLGLALSVITPPGLPFQEEGVRYFSLNNGQIFQPQRELVSWVQIQTGYATWMGFEELLITGRCLRQLQGRTQFLPLSADMWFQAEDMVELESLSTADIHDPDTLLAGMAHLHIYVLGSLYLLEQEETEAETQRFQERQHLNSQVMEETLSELAFLLKPANSGSFEVGIANDPQQALLIAAGAVARTLGVTIRPPAKSEDMKRIQDPLQAIARASRLRMRTISLQGKWWKKDSGAMLAYTLEDNYPVALLPVSDTRYEMFDPIRRSRTLINARTAARLAQTGYTFYRPLPDKVLSTLDLLKFALEGHYQELMVVVIAGVATTLLGMITPQATAILIDSAIPDADRSLLGQIALGLLATAFGSTLFQLAQGFAIMRVETFADATTQAAVWDRLLNLKASFFRKFSIGDLNSRVSAVSQIRQRLSSTVLRSIFTSLFALLNLGLLFYYNGSLALIALVVALVNIGVTLFSGISTLRKVRPLLELQGQLLGVMVQLINGVTKLRVAGAEARAFAFWGKQYSQQIKWMLSTQNIEDIVAVINKILPALTTACLFWFATSLIQESQSGSLSTGVFLAFNAAFGTFIGGATSLSSTVVDVLQIVPLWERAQPILAAKPEVDTEKADPGRLSGRVVVDHVIFRYRDDGPLTLDDVSIHAEPGEFIAFVGASGSGKSTLFRLLLGFDAPESGTIYFDGQDLAGLDVHAVRRQLGVVMQNSRLTSASIFENIASGATITMDEAWEAARMAGFAEDIESMPMGMHTVISEGGSNLSGGQRQRLLIARSLVLKPKILLFDEATSALDNRTQAIVSQSLERLKVTRIAIAHRLSTIRNADRIYVFQNGRVVQEGSFHQLAKQPGLFAQLMARQKL from the coding sequence ATGTTGGATCAAGTTCGCATTGTTAGCTTGCCGGGAGAATATTATCAGATTAAGGGTAATGAGCCGATTATTCTGGATGATCCGGAGACTATTTGGGTTGTAAAATCTGGTTCATTGGCGGTGTTTGCGATTCCACTGAAGGAAGGGGTGGCGGAAGGTACTCGCCGTTATTTGTTTACTACTCGCACCAGACAGGCGATGTTTGGTATTCCTAGTGATTCGCAACCCTTACCTTATCAGTTGGTGGCGGTGTCGATTGAGGAAACTGAACTTTTGAAGGTTTCGGTAAAGGATTTTCGGGAATTTCTTGCTGGTGGTCATGGTGAAGCTTTAACTTTAATTGAGGGTTGGATTGAGCAGCTAGGATTGGCTTTATCTGTAATTACTCCCCCTGGATTACCGTTTCAAGAGGAAGGGGTAAGATATTTTTCCCTGAATAATGGGCAAATTTTTCAACCACAGCGCGAGTTGGTATCTTGGGTACAAATCCAAACTGGTTATGCAACTTGGATGGGGTTTGAGGAATTGTTGATTACAGGGCGATGTCTTCGACAACTCCAAGGGAGAACGCAATTTTTGCCGTTGAGTGCAGATATGTGGTTCCAAGCTGAGGATATGGTTGAGCTGGAATCTCTCAGTACTGCTGATATTCACGATCCTGATACTCTGCTGGCGGGGATGGCGCACCTGCATATATATGTTTTGGGGAGTTTGTATCTTTTAGAACAGGAGGAAACTGAGGCAGAAACCCAGCGCTTTCAAGAACGCCAACACCTCAATTCTCAGGTGATGGAGGAAACGCTGAGTGAGTTAGCTTTTTTACTCAAGCCTGCTAATAGTGGTAGTTTTGAGGTAGGAATTGCTAACGATCCCCAGCAAGCTTTGTTGATTGCGGCTGGTGCGGTGGCGCGGACTTTGGGTGTAACAATTCGTCCGCCGGCGAAGTCGGAAGATATGAAACGCATTCAAGATCCGCTACAAGCGATCGCCCGGGCTTCTCGTTTGCGGATGCGAACGATTTCGTTACAAGGTAAGTGGTGGAAGAAAGATAGCGGCGCGATGCTGGCTTACACCCTGGAAGATAATTATCCAGTGGCGTTGTTACCTGTATCAGATACCCGCTATGAAATGTTCGATCCCATCAGGCGATCGCGTACATTAATTAATGCGAGAACTGCGGCGAGATTAGCGCAGACTGGTTACACTTTTTACCGTCCTTTACCAGATAAAGTCCTCAGTACCCTGGACTTGTTAAAGTTTGCCCTGGAAGGACATTACCAGGAATTGATGGTTGTCGTGATTGCGGGTGTGGCGACGACTTTATTAGGAATGATTACCCCCCAAGCTACCGCCATCTTAATTGATAGTGCTATTCCCGATGCCGATCGCAGTTTATTAGGGCAAATTGCTTTAGGATTGTTGGCTACAGCTTTTGGTAGCACTTTGTTTCAACTAGCCCAAGGTTTCGCCATTATGCGGGTAGAAACCTTTGCTGATGCTACCACTCAAGCGGCAGTTTGGGATCGCCTGTTGAATCTCAAAGCCTCGTTTTTCCGTAAGTTCTCCATTGGGGATTTAAATTCCCGGGTGAGTGCGGTAAGTCAAATCCGCCAAAGGCTGAGTAGTACAGTTTTAAGAAGTATATTTACCAGCTTATTTGCATTATTAAATTTAGGATTGCTGTTTTATTACAACGGTTCCCTAGCGTTAATTGCTTTAGTGGTAGCGTTGGTGAATATTGGTGTAACTTTATTTTCTGGTATTTCCACCCTGCGGAAAGTTCGCCCCTTACTCGAATTACAAGGACAACTCTTAGGGGTGATGGTGCAGTTAATTAACGGTGTAACTAAACTGCGAGTTGCTGGGGCTGAAGCCCGCGCCTTTGCTTTTTGGGGTAAACAATATAGTCAGCAAATTAAATGGATGCTGAGTACTCAAAATATTGAGGATATTGTGGCGGTAATTAATAAAATCCTGCCAGCATTAACCACAGCTTGTTTATTTTGGTTTGCCACTAGTTTAATTCAGGAATCCCAATCAGGTAGTTTATCTACAGGTGTATTCTTAGCTTTTAATGCCGCATTTGGAACATTTATCGGTGGTGCTACTAGCCTTAGCAGTACAGTTGTAGATGTCCTGCAAATCGTGCCATTATGGGAACGCGCACAGCCGATTTTGGCAGCTAAACCGGAAGTAGACACAGAAAAAGCTGATCCTGGGCGACTTTCTGGGCGGGTAGTAGTCGATCATGTGATTTTCCGCTATCGTGATGACGGGCCTTTAACCTTAGATGATGTTAGTATCCACGCGGAACCGGGAGAATTTATCGCCTTTGTGGGTGCTTCTGGGAGTGGTAAATCCACACTATTCCGCTTATTACTAGGGTTTGATGCACCGGAATCAGGGACAATTTACTTTGATGGTCAAGATTTAGCGGGGTTAGATGTCCATGCAGTCCGCCGACAATTAGGCGTAGTGATGCAAAATAGCCGCTTAACATCTGCATCCATCTTTGAAAATATCGCCAGTGGTGCGACAATCACAATGGATGAAGCCTGGGAAGCAGCGCGGATGGCTGGCTTTGCTGAAGATATTGAATCCATGCCAATGGGAATGCACACTGTAATTAGTGAAGGTGGTAGCAACCTTTCCGGTGGACAACGCCAGCGCTTATTAATTGCGCGATCGCTCGTTTTAAAACCCAAAATCCTGCTATTTGACGAAGCCACCAGCGCTTTAGATAACCGCACCCAAGCAATTGTCAGCCAAAGCTTAGAACGGTTAAAAGTCACCAGAATTGCGATCGCCCACCGTCTCAGTACCATTCGCAACGCTGATCGTATCTATGTATTCCAAAATGGTCGTGTAGTTCAAGAAGGTAGTTTTCATCAACTCGCCAAGCAACCAGGACTCTTTGCTCAACTCATGGCGCGACAGAAGCTTTAA